A window of Sphingobacterium kitahiroshimense genomic DNA:
AAGTTGAGCACACCGAAAGGACGGGGGCGAGGTTTTAGGTTTGGATTACCTAATCAGGAATATTACTTCAAACCTGCTTCAGAAATGAAGAAGCTATTTAAGGATATACCAGATGCGATTATCAATATTCAAGAGATCGTCGATAAAATTGAAATCTTTACTTTATACCGTGACGTTCTTTTACCGGCTTTTGATATCCCTGAGGAATTTCAGGTTGCAGAAGATCAGGAAGATCATGGTAAGAGGGGGGAAAATAAGTATTTAAGACATCTAACTATAGAAGGAGCTAAGCGTCGTTACAAGCAGGGTGTAACGGACGATATCATGGAGCGCCTGGACTTTGAGTTAACTACCATTGAGAAGACCGGTTATCCTGGATATTTTTTGATTGTACAGGATTTTATTGCTGAAGCTCGTAAAATGGGCGTTTCTGTTGGTCCAGGTCGTGGTTCTGCCGCTGGATCTGCTGTAGCATACTGTTTAGGGATTACAAATTTGGATCCGATACAATACGATTTGCTATTTGAGCGTTTCTTAAATCCCGATCGTGTATCGATGCCCGATATTGATATTGACTTTGACGATGAGGGTCGTGGTCGCGTGATGCAGTATGTAATTGATAAATATGGAGCTTCGCAAGTAGCCCAGATTATTACATATGGTACCATGGCTGCCAAATCGTCTATTAAAGATACGGCTCGTGTACTGGATCTGCCTTTGCAGGAAGCCAATGAAATTGCAAAACTGATTCCAAATTTGAAGCTGGCAAAGATCTTCAATATGGATGAAAAAGCGTTGAAAGAGACTTTGCGCGCAGATGAACTGGAAGCTGTTAATCGTCTGATCGCCATATCGGAAGGTGCGGGTCTTGAAGCGGAAACGATTAAGCAGGCCCGCGTATTGGAAGGTTCCATGCGTAATACAGGTATCCATGCTTGTGGGGTAATTATTACTCCTGACGATATCACTAATTTTGTTCCTGTATCATTAGCAAAAGATTCAGATCTGTATGTGACACAGTTTGATAACTCTGTTGTTGAATCTGCAGGTTTGTTGAAAATGGACTTTTTAGGGTTAAAAACATTGACCTTAATAAAGGATACGGTCGCTAACGTGAAGTTGAGTAATGGCCTGGAATTAGATCCCGATGAATTTCCTATTGATGATCAATTGACTTACGAGTTATTCCAAAGAGGGGAAACGGTTGGGGTATTCCAATATGAATCTCCGGGTATGCAGAAGCATATGAAAGATCTGAAACCAACGGTTTTTGCGGATTTAATTGCTATGAATGCCCTTTATAGACCTGGACCAATGGAGTATATCCCCAGTTTTATCAAGCGTAAGCACGGGACAGAGCCTATTATTTATGATCTAGATGCTTGTGAGGAGTATTTGCAGGAAACATATGGTATTACTGTATATCAAGAGCAGGTAATGCTTCTTTCGCAGAAATTGGCAGGGTTCTCCAAAGGTGATGCCGATGTGTTGCGTAAAGCTATGGGTAAGAAGCAAAAAGCGGTTTTGGATAAGATGAAACCTAAGTTTGTTGCTCAGGCTGCTGAAAAGGGACATAACCCGAAAGTATTAGAAAAAATTTGGACAGATTGGGAGGCTTTTGCAAGTTATGCCTTTAATAAATCGCACTCGACCTGTTATGCTTGGATTGCTTATCAAACTGCTTATCTGAAAGCGCATTTTCCAGCGGAATACATGGCAGCTGTACTTTCAAATAACATGAATGATATCAAACAGGTCACTTTCTTTATGGAGGAGTGTAAGCGCATGGGACTTGAAGTATTGGCTCCAGATGTGAATGAGTCACATTATAAATTTACTGTGAATGATCGTGGTGCGATCCGATTTGGAATGGGAGCTGTTAAAGGTGTGGGAGCAGGAGCGGTTGATACGATTGTACAGACACGTGCAAAGGGACCCTATAAATCGGTTTTTGATTTGGCAAAACGGATTGATCTGCGTGCCGCTAATAAAAAAGCTTTTGAAAGTTTAGCTTATGCAGGTGGATTTGATGGTTTTCAAAATATGCATCGTGCTCAATATTTTCACAGTGAAGATAATTCGACTGGTTTAGAAAAAGCGATTAAGTTTGCACAGCGATTCAAGGAAAATGAAAATTCGGCTCAGGTAAGTTTATTTGGCGGAGATGGCGCAGCTGAGCTTCCAGAACCTGTATTGGCTTCTTGCCCACAATGGGGTTTGATCGAAAAATTAAAGTACGAGAAAGAGGTAATCGGTATTTATCTGACTAGTCATCCCTTGGATAACTATAAGTTTGAGATTAAGCATTTCTGTCAAAACAAAGTGAGTGATCTGCAGTTAATCAATAAGGTTAAGGCTTCTGAAGTTGAAGAAGATGTTTTGTTGGATTTTAATCGGATAAAAAATAAGGAGGTTGTTATCGGTGGTATTATTGCTCTTGCCAACCATCGTATTGCAAAATCGGGTAAGCCTTTTGGTTCTTTCATTATTGAGGATTATTCAGATTCTTATGAAATAATGGTTTTTGGTGAAGATTATGTGAAGTTCAAGGGGTATCTCGAAGAAGGCTATTTTGTGCAGCTCCGAGGTTTGGTGCAGGAAAGGTTTAAACAAGTTGGGAACTGGGGTTTTGAGATCAAGGGTATTCAGCTATTGTCGGATTTGAGAGAGAAAATGGCTAAAATTTTCACCATTAATATTGCATTGCCAGCATTAAATGATCTATTTTTGGAGGAGATGAAGCAAGTGTTGGATTCAAATGAGATCGAAGGGGTGGTTCCGAATTGTCAACTGCGTTTCAAAATTTGGGATCCGCAGGATGAAATTTCTATTGAGATGCCTGCGAAATTAAAGCGTATCAACTTGACAAATGAGTTCTTAGAGGCTATAGAGCAGTTTGAAGGTGTAAATTACCGATTGAATTAAATGGTGTCAATTTAATATTACACTTATATTACGGACATCTTTATTATATTTGTTCTTATAAATGAGTAAATAATAATTATCAAATAACTTCGGTTAAAAAAATAAAAATATGGCTTTAGAAATTACAGATAGCAACTTTGAAGAAGTTGTGTTGAAATCAGACAAACCAGTTTTAATTGACTTTTGGGCAGAGTGGTGTGGTCCATGTCGTATGGTAGGTCCAATTGTAGAAGAGTTGGCTAAGGATTATGCTGATACAGCGGTAATCGGAAAAGTAAATGTAGATGAAAACCCAGAAATTTCAGTTCGTTTTGGAATTCGTAATATTCCTGCGTTATTATTCTTCAAAAATGGTGAGATTGTCGATAAACAAATCGGTGCTGTGCCAAAATCAGTGCTAAGTGAGAAACTGGATAAGCAAATTGGTGCTTAAGCAAGTATTATTAAGATAATATCAAGTAGACAAATGTAGTTTTTTGTTATATAAGTCTTGTTAAAGGGGGTAGAATTAAGTTTCTACCCCCTTTTTCTGTTTTATATTTAGTAAAATGCATTATATATTTGTTGTTGTTTGTGTTTTTGTAGAATTTTGATGTTTTATTTTAAAATATTTGAAATAAATATTGTTTTTACTGTAATTTTTGCCTTAATTTGGATATTGATTAACAAAACAATTAAAAATGATTAAAAAAACAGCGATTCCTTTCTATTTTATGGTAATAATAGTTTTAATGGCACTATTTTTTCCTTCTTTACCTAAAAATGATGGAAATTATGAATATAATGGAGCTGATGTAGCATGGATGTTGACTTCAACGGCATTAGTGCTAATTATGACACCGGGTTTAGCATATTTTTATGGTGGAATGGTTAGAAAGAAGAATGTTATTTCAACGATGCTTCAAAGTTTCATCTGTATGGCTGTTGTTAGTGTTATTTGGGTTGTTTTTGGTTTTAGTTTAGTATTTGGAGATAGTATCGGAGGTTTCATCGGTAATCCGATGACGTATTTTATGTTTGATCATGTAATTGATGGTAAACCTTGGGTGGGTGCTCCAACGATTCCATTTGCACTGTTTGCTATGTTTCAATTGAAATTTGCGATCATTACACCGGCGCTTATTACGGGGGCTTTTGCAGAGCGTATCCGTTTTACATCTTATATTTTGTTCATCTGTTTATTTTTCGTCTTCATATATGCTCCTTTGGCACATGCTACCTGGCATCCTGATGGCTTATTGTTTAAGCTGGGTGTTTTGGATTTTGCCGGAGGAACTGTCGTACATATGTCAGCGGGCTTAACAGCACTGGCTTCAGCGATTTACTTAAAACAGGGTAGAGAGCCTGGTCATCATACACCTGCACGTGTAACCTATGTATTGCTCGGTACCGGTATGCTGTGGTTTGGCTGGTTTGGTTTTAATGCCGGTTCTGCCTTTTCTGCTTCTAGCCTTGCTTCGACGGCACTATCAACAACAATGACGGCTTCGGCAGCAGCTGCACTTACCTGGATTTTCT
This region includes:
- the dnaE gene encoding DNA polymerase III subunit alpha: MYIIFDTETTGLPKRWDAPITDTDNWPRCIQIAWQLHDEMGNLLEHEDYLIKPDGYNIPYDSEKIHGISTELATEQGVPIQDVLVKFNEALAKAKFIVGQNIGFDLNIMGSEFYRYDVQSPMGEMPILDTCTEVTAALLQLPGGRGGRFKLPNLTELHSYLFGVPFAEAHNATADVEATTRCFFELVRREVFTVDQLQTDTGYFVDFKQQNPSVIPTVGLKHVNLKAASDEIRKRSQPSGGQEVVIDHDVLNDFENADFAHLHNHSQFSVLQSTISIANLVDTAAKYRMPAVALTDHGNMMGAFHFVSKVGDHNKAAKAKNEELEAAGESPTEKIIKPIVGCEFFVCDDHFDKKRKDNGYQIVFLAKNKKGYHNLAKMASVAYTEGFYYVPRIDRKVVEQYKEDLIVLSGNLQGEVPNKVLNIGENQAEEALIWWKDQFGDDFYIEMMRHGQEDEDRVNTTLVSLARKHDVKLIATNNTYYINKPDAHAHDILLCVKDGEKLSTPKGRGRGFRFGLPNQEYYFKPASEMKKLFKDIPDAIINIQEIVDKIEIFTLYRDVLLPAFDIPEEFQVAEDQEDHGKRGENKYLRHLTIEGAKRRYKQGVTDDIMERLDFELTTIEKTGYPGYFLIVQDFIAEARKMGVSVGPGRGSAAGSAVAYCLGITNLDPIQYDLLFERFLNPDRVSMPDIDIDFDDEGRGRVMQYVIDKYGASQVAQIITYGTMAAKSSIKDTARVLDLPLQEANEIAKLIPNLKLAKIFNMDEKALKETLRADELEAVNRLIAISEGAGLEAETIKQARVLEGSMRNTGIHACGVIITPDDITNFVPVSLAKDSDLYVTQFDNSVVESAGLLKMDFLGLKTLTLIKDTVANVKLSNGLELDPDEFPIDDQLTYELFQRGETVGVFQYESPGMQKHMKDLKPTVFADLIAMNALYRPGPMEYIPSFIKRKHGTEPIIYDLDACEEYLQETYGITVYQEQVMLLSQKLAGFSKGDADVLRKAMGKKQKAVLDKMKPKFVAQAAEKGHNPKVLEKIWTDWEAFASYAFNKSHSTCYAWIAYQTAYLKAHFPAEYMAAVLSNNMNDIKQVTFFMEECKRMGLEVLAPDVNESHYKFTVNDRGAIRFGMGAVKGVGAGAVDTIVQTRAKGPYKSVFDLAKRIDLRAANKKAFESLAYAGGFDGFQNMHRAQYFHSEDNSTGLEKAIKFAQRFKENENSAQVSLFGGDGAAELPEPVLASCPQWGLIEKLKYEKEVIGIYLTSHPLDNYKFEIKHFCQNKVSDLQLINKVKASEVEEDVLLDFNRIKNKEVVIGGIIALANHRIAKSGKPFGSFIIEDYSDSYEIMVFGEDYVKFKGYLEEGYFVQLRGLVQERFKQVGNWGFEIKGIQLLSDLREKMAKIFTINIALPALNDLFLEEMKQVLDSNEIEGVVPNCQLRFKIWDPQDEISIEMPAKLKRINLTNEFLEAIEQFEGVNYRLN
- the trxA gene encoding thioredoxin; this translates as MALEITDSNFEEVVLKSDKPVLIDFWAEWCGPCRMVGPIVEELAKDYADTAVIGKVNVDENPEISVRFGIRNIPALLFFKNGEIVDKQIGAVPKSVLSEKLDKQIGA
- a CDS encoding ammonium transporter, coding for MIKKTAIPFYFMVIIVLMALFFPSLPKNDGNYEYNGADVAWMLTSTALVLIMTPGLAYFYGGMVRKKNVISTMLQSFICMAVVSVIWVVFGFSLVFGDSIGGFIGNPMTYFMFDHVIDGKPWVGAPTIPFALFAMFQLKFAIITPALITGAFAERIRFTSYILFICLFFVFIYAPLAHATWHPDGLLFKLGVLDFAGGTVVHMSAGLTALASAIYLKQGREPGHHTPARVTYVLLGTGMLWFGWFGFNAGSAFSASSLASTALSTTMTASAAAALTWIFFDAIRGTKPSAMGTCIGLVVGLVAITPAAGFVTVPHSLVIGAVAAIVSRLVVDWRTRSKVDDTLDVFPCHGVGGIVGMILTGVFAHKKINGAVEHNGLFFGEITLFKAHIIGLFASAAFILIVAFLLLKITDLISPLRASEEEELLGMDISQHAEKL